One Williamwhitmania taraxaci genomic window, TATAGGTATTGAAAAAGGGGTATCTCAATTCGTTGGGATACCTTTTCTAATATTTGTTGATTTTTATTTGCTTTAAATACAATGCATTAGACCTTTTTTCCATAGTTGCTACCAAAAATACACCAGCAGCCGGATTAAAATATCGAAGAAAATTGTATTGGAAGCATAATAGTATTGGCGGTAATTGAGTATTTTCTTCTGATTAATAAGATTATAGCGGTGCTGTTTGAGGTTTGTGTTCGTGATATGCTTTGTTAAACGGCTTGTTTTTGCCTAAATTAACCATGCATTTACCTGAAGCATTTTTCTTATATTTGCCGCCCTAGGTTTAAAACAATCATATATGACAAAAAAGGGACTTAAGATTGTTGTATTGGCAAAGCAGGTTCCCGATACCCGCAATGTGGGTAAGGATGCTATGAAGGCCGACGGGACTGTAAACCGTGCTGCCCTTCCTGCTATCTTTAACCCTGAGGATCTCAATGCTCTCGAGCAGGCTCTCAGGTTAAAGGATCGATATGCTGGTACAACCATTACCGTGCTTACAATGGGACCAGGCCGTGCGGCCGAAATCGTTCGTGAAGGACTTTACCGTGGAGCCGATAATGGCTACTTGCTAACCGATAGAAAGTTTGCAGGATCCGATACGCTGGCAACCTCTTATGCCATTTCCAAGGCTATTGAGCAGTTGAAACCAAATTTGGTTATTGCTGGTCGTCAGGCTATCGATGGAGATACCGCTCAAGTTGGACCTCAAGTTGCTGAAAAACTTGGACTCCCACAGGTAACCTATGCCGAAGAGATCATTGCGTTCGAAGATGATGAACTGATTATTAAGCGCCGATTGGAGCGTGGAGTTGAAGTGGTTGCA contains:
- a CDS encoding electron transfer flavoprotein subunit beta/FixA family protein, with protein sequence MTKKGLKIVVLAKQVPDTRNVGKDAMKADGTVNRAALPAIFNPEDLNALEQALRLKDRYAGTTITVLTMGPGRAAEIVREGLYRGADNGYLLTDRKFAGSDTLATSYAISKAIEQLKPNLVIAGRQAIDGDTAQVGPQVAEKLGLPQVTYAEEIIAFEDDELIIKRRLERGVEVVAVPIPCLVTVNATAPECRPRNAKFVMKYKHARTVTELQESTEDYAMELQNRDYLRITEWGVVDVNADSEQLGLSGSPTKVKKIENVVFVAKESKRLSATDEEMEWLMKELISSHTLG